Proteins encoded by one window of Nasonia vitripennis strain AsymCx chromosome 5, Nvit_psr_1.1, whole genome shotgun sequence:
- the NV_30081 gene encoding orphan G-protein coupled receptor, which translates to MTGLACPPEFDGSYCWPSTPSSTLAHIPCPLPERQNETMTRWCSANITEISDSNITVGMWSPAQHGECSLMRGRAGDIVYLFTLALQDDVDDVDLSWWHEKFSILDQIGYGISILSLVIALSIFAIFSQLQDTRVKVHINLFTAMLLQSLMSLTQNFFYGCKIYFTILMSSHGYDASCSHICRTLMTLSHYFELTIFTWLLIEGWYFYSYISRAPYKEYITIIPHILAGWGMPLTVMIPWVLVHIYSTQTNFCWVDVDIKINIVAIPILLIVLVNLCFFILNVRIIFIKMKSTHMSHRRMDYWRWIKSSLMLVPLFGTYDILYGIWPWIDDQQTKIAFLLIVRLICSFQGCIVAALYCFSNGEVKREIRRAWNTWKVKREIQTEISRHHSTETLNKIRFNTLNKTNSRDEFKNMDFNTYF; encoded by the exons ATGACAGGACTAGCATGTCCCCCCGAATTCGACGGCAGTTATTGCTGGCCATCGACGCCTAGCTCAACTCTAGCCCATATCCCATGTCCTCTACCGGAACGACAAAATGAAACAATGACCAGATGGTGCTCGGCAAATATTACAGAGATAAGCGATTCCAATATCACAGTGGGCATGTGGAGTCCCGCGCAACACGGAGAGTGTTCACTTATGCGTGGCAGAGCTGGAGATATCGTCTATCTCTTCACTCTGGCTCTTCAAGATGATGTCGACGATGTTGACTTGAGT TGGTGGCATGAAAAATTCTCTATTTTGGATCAAATTGGATATGGAATATCGATCCTGAGTCTAGTAATCGCACTGTCTATTTTCGCAATATTctc GCAGTTGCAGGATACGCGAGTGAAGGTTCacataaatttatttacagcCATGTTGCTACAGTCTTTAATGTCCCTCActcaaaatttcttttatggCTGCAAAATATACTTTACTATTCTAATGAGCTCACACGGTTATGATGCGTCATGC tCTCACATCTGCAGGACGCTCATGACTTTGAGCCATTACTTTGAGCTCACTATTTTTACTTGGTTGTTAATTGAAGGCTGGTATTTCTACAGTTACATATCTCGAGCGCCTTACAAAGAATATATTACCATAATACCGCACATTTTGGCTGGCTGGG GGATGCCATTAACAGTGATGATACCATGGGTTCTTGTTCACATATATTCCACTCAAACGAATTTTTGCTGGGTCGACGTTGACATAAAGATTAACATTGTGGCTATTCCAATACTCCTTATAGTTTTG GTGAATCTATGCTTTTTTATACTGAACGTGAGAatcattttcatcaaaatGAAGAGCACACACATGTCGCATAGAAGAATGGACTACTGGCGATGGATCAAATCTTCTCTAATGCTTGTACCACTTTTTGGTACCTATGACATTCTTTATGGCATTTGGCCGTGGATCGACGATCAACAAACGAAAATCGCTTTCTTGCTAATTGTGCGATTGATATGCTCATTTCAG GGATGCATAGTCGCGGCTCTATACTGTTTCTCAAACGGCGAAGTCAAACGAGAGATCAGAAGGGCTTGGAATACGTGGAAAGTGAAAAGAGAGATTCAGACAGAAATTTCAAGACACCACAGCACCGAAACCTTGAATAAAATTCGATTCAATACGCTCAATAAGACAAATAGCAGGgacgaatttaaaaatatggatTTCAATACCTACTTTTGA
- the NV_30081 gene encoding orphan G-protein coupled receptor isoform X1 yields MYQVYCYAEMNNFNKQVNREEARCNKLLQYYLASNMTGLACPPEFDGSYCWPSTPSSTLAHIPCPLPERQNETMTRWCSANITEISDSNITVGMWSPAQHGECSLMRGRAGDIVYLFTLALQDDVDDVDLSWWHEKFSILDQIGYGISILSLVIALSIFAIFSQLQDTRVKVHINLFTAMLLQSLMSLTQNFFYGCKIYFTILMSSHGYDASCSHICRTLMTLSHYFELTIFTWLLIEGWYFYSYISRAPYKEYITIIPHILAGWGMPLTVMIPWVLVHIYSTQTNFCWVDVDIKINIVAIPILLIVLVNLCFFILNVRIIFIKMKSTHMSHRRMDYWRWIKSSLMLVPLFGTYDILYGIWPWIDDQQTKIAFLLIVRLICSFQGCIVAALYCFSNGEVKREIRRAWNTWKVKREIQTEISRHHSTETLNKIRFNTLNKTNSRDEFKNMDFNTYF; encoded by the exons ATGTATCAGGTATACTGTTATGCCGAgatgaataattttaataagcaAGTCAACAGAGAAGAAGCCAGGTGTAATAAACTGCTGCAATATT ATCTTGCAAGCAACATGACAGGACTAGCATGTCCCCCCGAATTCGACGGCAGTTATTGCTGGCCATCGACGCCTAGCTCAACTCTAGCCCATATCCCATGTCCTCTACCGGAACGACAAAATGAAACAATGACCAGATGGTGCTCGGCAAATATTACAGAGATAAGCGATTCCAATATCACAGTGGGCATGTGGAGTCCCGCGCAACACGGAGAGTGTTCACTTATGCGTGGCAGAGCTGGAGATATCGTCTATCTCTTCACTCTGGCTCTTCAAGATGATGTCGACGATGTTGACTTGAGT TGGTGGCATGAAAAATTCTCTATTTTGGATCAAATTGGATATGGAATATCGATCCTGAGTCTAGTAATCGCACTGTCTATTTTCGCAATATTctc GCAGTTGCAGGATACGCGAGTGAAGGTTCacataaatttatttacagcCATGTTGCTACAGTCTTTAATGTCCCTCActcaaaatttcttttatggCTGCAAAATATACTTTACTATTCTAATGAGCTCACACGGTTATGATGCGTCATGC tCTCACATCTGCAGGACGCTCATGACTTTGAGCCATTACTTTGAGCTCACTATTTTTACTTGGTTGTTAATTGAAGGCTGGTATTTCTACAGTTACATATCTCGAGCGCCTTACAAAGAATATATTACCATAATACCGCACATTTTGGCTGGCTGGG GGATGCCATTAACAGTGATGATACCATGGGTTCTTGTTCACATATATTCCACTCAAACGAATTTTTGCTGGGTCGACGTTGACATAAAGATTAACATTGTGGCTATTCCAATACTCCTTATAGTTTTG GTGAATCTATGCTTTTTTATACTGAACGTGAGAatcattttcatcaaaatGAAGAGCACACACATGTCGCATAGAAGAATGGACTACTGGCGATGGATCAAATCTTCTCTAATGCTTGTACCACTTTTTGGTACCTATGACATTCTTTATGGCATTTGGCCGTGGATCGACGATCAACAAACGAAAATCGCTTTCTTGCTAATTGTGCGATTGATATGCTCATTTCAG GGATGCATAGTCGCGGCTCTATACTGTTTCTCAAACGGCGAAGTCAAACGAGAGATCAGAAGGGCTTGGAATACGTGGAAAGTGAAAAGAGAGATTCAGACAGAAATTTCAAGACACCACAGCACCGAAACCTTGAATAAAATTCGATTCAATACGCTCAATAAGACAAATAGCAGGgacgaatttaaaaatatggatTTCAATACCTACTTTTGA